The DNA sequence TCAGGGTGTATAATGGTAATAATCCTCCGCCTATCTGGCACATCCCCACCATTTATTAAAAAGGTCCATGTCTTTATGTGTTCAGCGACAATGCACAAAGTTTATATATAGATTCCATAAAATTAAAAACATCATTATAAATCATTAATAATTGTCAATCGGGATTTAGTAATACTGGTGATAGATGTGGCGCCTGAATCAAAAAAAGCCAAAGACCTTAAAGGGGATTTCTGGGATGCCAAGAACATCCAGATATCCATAGGAGAAATAATAACTGAGGAAAAGCCTCCTGAGGAAGAGGTTAAGGGCCCTAAACCCCGTCCCCACGTGACTGACCTGAGATCATGGGACATGAAACTGCTTGAAAGGTACGAACCATTCTACGCACCATTCTGTGACATGTGCTGTCTCTGCACCTACGGTAAATGTGAACTTCTCGGGAAGAAGGGAGCATGTGGTATAGACGCAGCCACACAGCAGGCAAGGACGGTGCTGCTGGCATGTCTGATAGGGACAGCCGCCCATGCAGGACACGCAAGGCACCTGGTGGACCACCTCATAGAGAGGCTTGGAGAGGATTATAAGATAGACCTAGGCAGCAACGTGGATATAGAGGCACCAATAACACGGACGGTGATGGGTAAGAGACCCGCCACACTCGGGGACCTGAGGGAGGTGATGGACTACGCTGAGGAACAGATGTCCCACCTCCTTTCAGCCTGTCACACGGGACAGGAGGGGGACAGCAAGGACTTTGAATCAAAGGCATTCCACGCTGGCCTCATGGATGACCTTACAAGGGAAGTTGCAGACCTGGCCCAGATAGTGGCCCTGGACCTTCCAAAGGGTGACGAGGACGCACCCCTGGTTGAACTTGGATTCGGGACCATAGATACAGAGAAACCGGTTGTTCTCTGCATAGGCCACAACGTGCTGCCAGGCGCAGACATAGTTGACTACCTTGATGAGAATGAAATGGAGGACCAGGTTGAGGTCTGCGGAATCTGCTGTGCAGCAATAGACGTGACCAGGTACAATGAGGCAGCAAAGGTTGTAGGTCCACTATCAAAACAGCTCCGCTTCATAAGAAGTGGCGTTGCAGATGTGATAGTGGTTGACGAACAGTGCGTCAGGACAGATGTACTGGAGGAGGCCCTCAAGAACAGGTCAGCGGTCATCGCCACAACAGATAAGATGTGCCTTGGACTCCCTGACATGACCGATGAGGACCCTGATAAAATCGTGAATGACCTGATAAACGGTAACATAGAGGGCGCCCTGATACTGGACCCTGAAAAGGTGGGTGAGGTGGCTGTTAAGACTGCGATGAAACTTGCACCCATCAGGAAATCCCTCAAAAAGCTGCCAGATATTGATGAGATAATCGAGCTGGCATCAGAGTGCACAGACTGTGGCTGGTGCCAGAGGGTCTGCCCCAACAGCCTCCCGGTCATGGACGCCGTGAAGAAGGCAGCGGATGGTGACCTCAGCAAACTTGAGGAGATGGCCATTGAGGAGCTCTGCTACACCTGTGGACGCTGCGAACAGGAATGTGAAAGGAACATACCCATAGTATCCATGGTTACAAAGGCAGGTGAGAGGCGGGTCAAGGACGAAAAATACAGGATAAGGGCTGGAAGGGGACCGGCCCAGGACGTTGAGATAAGGAGGGTCGGAGCACCAATCGTCCTGGGGGATATACCCGGAGTGGTGGCATTTGTGGGCTGCTCAAACTACCCTGAGGGTGGAAAGGACGTCGCACTGATGGCAAAGGAGTTCCTTGAGAGGAACTACATCGTGGTAACAACAGGCTGCGGAGCAATGTCCATAGGCGAATACAGGGACGAGGACGGTCAGACGCTCTATGAAAAATATGGTGGACAGTTCGATGCAAAGGGACTCGTCAACATGGGGTCATGCGTCTCAAATGCACACGTATCAGGAGCAGCCATAAAGATAGCCAACATATTCGCACAGAAACCCCTTGAAGGTAACTTTGAGGAGATAGCAGACTACATACTGAACCGTGTGGGTGCCTGTGGGGTTGCCTGGGGTGCCTACTCCCAGAAGGCGGCTGCCATAGCAACCGGTGTGAACAGATGGGGAATACCCGTCGTCCTGGGTCCGCACGGATCAAAGTATCGCAGGCTCTTCCTTGGAAGGGCAGATGATGAGGAGAAGTGGAAGCTGAAGGACCTCAGAACAGGTGAGGTTATCGATGGGGAGCCAGCACCCGAGCACCTCCTCTACGCAGCAGAGAACCGGGAGGAGGCAACGGTCATGATAGCCAAGCTATGCATAAGGCCAACAGACACACCCAAGGGCCGTCAGATGAAACTCAGCAACTACATAGACCTTCACAGGAAATATCTTGGCACCATCCCGGACGATATAGACAGGTTCATAAGGACCGAGAAGGACATCCCGATAGTCTACAAGAGGGATGTCATGAAGATCCTTGAGGAGAAAAACTGGAAACCCAGGGAGCTTCCAAAGGAACCCTCACTCCTGGAGAGGTGATAGTCTTGAATGACAGAATAATACCATGGCAGCCCACTGTTATAGCCGGGCCAAAACAGGCAATGCTCGTAACACCCGAAACTGCGACCATGATGATAAAAAAGGCCAGGAGGCCACTTATGGTTGTAGGGCCACTCGCCAAGCGCCAGGAAGTGCTTGAACATACGGTTAAAATCATAAGGCACTTCGATTTACCGGTGGTAGCAACGGCAGACACCTACAGGGCACTGAGTGAGGCCGGCATAGAATCAGAGCCCCACGGTATCGTGGAGATAACAAACCTCCTGAAGGACCCCTCCTGGGAGGGTATCCGCGGTGAGGGCCAGCATGACCTTGTAATATTCATAGGCTGCATATACTACATCGCATCCCAGGGCCTATCAAGCCTCAAACACTTCGCACCACATATAAAGACACTCACAATATGCAAGACATTCCACTCAAATGCAGATGCATCATTCCCGAACATGGATGATGATGAATGGTTCAGATACCTTGAGAAGATGTATGCTGAATGATCAGGATAATGGAGGAATTCAATGTTTGAAGACATACCAGTCGATGTAAGTCCCATGCATGAGGGGGAGAGGATAAGATCAGCCAACATGTTCGTTGAACTGGCAGGTCCCAAATCCATCGGAGCAGAACTGGTCCAGGTTAAGGACGAGGTCGAGGACGGAAAGGTGGAGGTCAAGGGGCCCGAGATAGATGAAATGGAACAGGGCCAGGTGTACCCCTTCGCCATAAACGTTGAGGTAGCTGGCAGTGAACTCGAGGAGGAACTTGAAAGCGTCATCGAGAGGAGGCTCCATGAGCTCTGCAACTATGTTAAGGGATTCATGCACCTCAACCAGAGGGACCAGATATGGTGTCGTGTGAGTACAGAGGCAAAGGATGCAGGTTTCAGGCTCGAACACCTCGGAAAGGCGCTCTCGGTCCTCTTCAGGGAGGAGTTCCCCATAATCGAATCAATAGCAGTAACACTCATGACAGATGAGGCAGCGGTCCAGGAATTCCTTGAGACAGCAAGGGAGAAGTATGAGACCAGGGACTCAAGGGCAAGGGAACTTTCAGATGAGGACGTTGATGTCTTCTATGGATGTCTCATGTGTCAGTCCTTCGCACCCACACATGTATGCATAGTAACACCAGACAGGACAGCCCTCTGCGGCGCCATAAACTGGTTCGACTGCCGTGCAGCATACAAGATGGACCCTGACGGCCCGATATTCGAAATTGAAAAGGGTGAAGTCCTGGACCCTGAGAGGGGAGAATATGCAAATGTTAACGCTGCAGTAGAAGAAAATTCCCAGGGCACAACAGATAGGGTATACCTCCACAGTGTCTTCGGTTACCCACACACATCCTGCGGATGCTTCGAGGCAGTGGCATTCTACATACCTGAACTTGATGGTATAGGTATTGTTAACAGGGACTTCAGGGGAGAAACGCCCCTCGGGATACCATTCTCAGCAATGGCCGGGCAGTGTTCAGGAGGAAAACAGGTTGAAGGTTTCTCAGGTCTCAGCCTTGAATACATGAGGTCACCCAAATTCCTCCAGGCAGACGGAGGATACCACAGGGTGATCTGGATGCCAAGGGAGCTCAAGGAATCTGTTCTGGAATTCATCCCGGAAGACGTCCGGGACAAGATTGCAACGGAGGAGGATGCAACATCAATAAAGGATCTCAGAAGATTCCTGAGGGATAATGAACACCCTGTCCTTGAAAGGGCGGCCGTTGAAGAAACTGAACCCGAAGAAGAGGAGGTTGAGGAGGCATACCCTGAGGAGACCCCGATTCCAGAGGGGGTCCCTGTAATGGCAGCACCTGAGATGACCCTCCCTGCAGCCGGAGGATTCAGAATAGTCCTCAAGAATGCAAAGATCTACGCTGAGAAGGTAATAATAAAGCGCAAATAAACCCCTCATGAGTGGTCACGTGATAATAGCAGTAAGTGGCAAGGGCGGCACGGGAAAAACGATGTTCTCAGCTTCCCTCATAAGGGTCCTGGCATCAACGGGTGCAGATGTGCTTGCAATAGATGCTGACCCGGACTCAAACCTCCCTGAGGCCCTGGGGGTTCCGGTCAGCGGCACCGTGGGTGATGTCAGGGAACAGCTCAAGAGGGACACGGCTGCAGGCAGGATACCCCCATCGGCGAACAAGTGGGACATGCTCGACTACAGGATAATGGCCTCCATAACCGAAACCAGGGACTTTGACCTCCTTGTCATGGGCCGCCCGGAGGGAAGTGGCTGCTACTGCGCAGTCAACACCATGCTGCGAAGGATAATCGAGAACATAGCAGAGAACTATGACTACATAGTCATAGATACCGAGGCCGGCCTTGAGCACCTCAGCAGGAGGACAACCCAGAACGTTGACATAATGATAGTTGTAACCGACCCGTCAAAGAGGGGGATACTCACCGCAAGGAGGATAGTCGAACTCTCACAGGAACTTGAGATAAAATTCAAGAAGGTCTTCCTGGTCCTCAACAGGGTAAGGGAGGGGGACCTTGACAGACTGGAGCTGGATGATGGCCTTGAGGTCATAGGTGTCATACCTGAGGACCCCCTTGTCTCCAGTTACGACATGGAGGGCAGACCACTCTATGAGTTACCTGAGGATTCTGAATCATTCAGGGCCATAAAAAAGGTTGCAGAGAAGATTTTAAGTTTATAGAGGTGTGCTTATGGATAAATTAACGGAACTTCTGAAACTACTTCAGAATACGGAATCCATCGAGATAAACGAGTTCAGGATGGATGTTGAGGAACTGGAACTCTACCTGATGCCTGCAGTCCAGCAGGCCATACAGAAAACAGTTGAGGTGAGGGAGGCTGTCGAGGCACTGCCCGCGGAGGAGTTCAACCCACCCATAAGGTCATACCCCGGTGAGGTTGCCCAGGTAAAGCTTGGTGAGGGCACCCGCAAAAGTGTTTACCTTGGGGGGCAGAAGGCCCTCTACAGGTTCGAGGAGCCACAGCCAAACCCGCCGGTTGTCACATTTGACGTATTTGACATACCCATGCCTGGACTGCCGAGGCCAATAAGGGAACACTTCAGTGACGTCATGGAGGACCCGGGGGACTGGGCACGGAAGGCCGTGAAGGAATACGGCGCCAACATGGTCACAATACACCTCATAGGAACAGGCCCCAAGGTCATGGACAAATCACCCAGGGAGGCCGCAAAGGATATCGAGGAGGTCCTCCAGGCAGTGGACGTCCCACTGGTGATAGGGGGATCCGGGGACCCTGAAAAGGACCCCCTGGTCCTTGAAAAGGCTGCAGAGGCAGCTGAAGGTGAAAGGTGCCTCCTTGCATCTGCCAACCTTGACCTGGACTACAGGAAGGTTGCAAGGGCAGCCCTTGACCACAACCATGCGGTCCTCTCATGGGCCATCACAGACGTCAACATGCAGAAGACCCTCAACCGTTACCTGCTTAAGGAGGGACTTAAACGTGAGGACATCGTCATGGACCCAACAACATGTGCCCTGGGTTACGGTATAGAATTCTCAATAGACGTCATCACAAGGACCCGGCTGGCAGCCCTCAAGGGGGATTCTGATCTCCAGATGCCAATGTCCTCAGGTACCACAAACGCCTGGGGTTCAAGGGAGGCCTGGATGAAGAAGGATGAATGGGGACCCACAGATTACAGGGGGCCCCTCTGGGAAATCGTAACCGGACTTACCATGATGCTCTCAGGTGTGGACATATTCATGATGCTACACCCCACCTCAGTCAGACTGCTGCGGGAGATAGGTGAAACCTTCACAAGGGAGTACATGACAGCTGAAACACCTGACCTGAGGGAATGGATAACTGAACTTGACTACCAGGAGGTTTAAAATTGCAGGTCACTGCCATGGATGTATACCGTTTACTTCCAAAAACAAACTGTGGTAAATGCAATGAGGCCTCATGCATGGCATTTGCCACAAAACTCATAGAAAAGGAGGTCACCCTTGATGACTGCCCACAGCTCAGTGGAGATGAAAGACAGAAACTGGAGAACCTTCTGGCCCCTGCTGTGAAGGAAATAACCTTCGGGCCGGAGGAGAATCAGGTGGTTGTGGGTGGTGATGAGGTCCTCTACAGGTATGAACTCACATACTACAATCCAACAGCCCTTGTGGTTGATCTTCCAGATGATCTTCCATCAGAGGAGCTCCTGAACAGAGCCCAAAGGATCATGGAGCTGGAGTTTGAGCGTACCGGCGAAAAACTCACTCTCGATGCAATAGCCCTGAGGAACAGATCAGGGAGCCCTGAAAAATTTGCCGAGGCAGCAGAAGCCATAAGCAAACTCAACTTCCCTGTGGTCCTGTGCACCTTCGATGTAGAGGCCATGAAGGCGGCCCTTGAGGTCCTGGGTGATCAGAAACCGCTCCTCTACGCCGCCAGGGAGGACAACCTTGGTGAAATGGCGGAACTCTCAGTTTCATACGGCTGCCCCCTCGTGCTTTTCTCACCCGGCGACCTTGAGGAGATGAAGAACCTCTCAAGGAGACTCAGGTCCCTGGGAGTCACTGAAATTGTGCTTGACCCCGGCACATTCACGGGTGAGGGGATAGGTGACACCATAGACAACTTCGTCATGATAAGGCGCCTTGCAGTTGAGGACGGGGATGATGACTTCCGCTTCCCAATCATGGGCATACCTGCACTCTCAAGGCTCACGGTATCCGATAAAATCGAGGCAAACATAAGGGAGGCCACAGTGGCAGCCACCCTCATGAACAGGTACGCTGACATCCTCATACTCGCCGGAACCGAGATATGGGAGATCATGCCGGTCCTAACACTCAGACAGGGACTCTACACCGACCCGAGGAAGCCCCAGGCCGTTGATCCAGGTGTCTATGAATTCGGTGATGTTGATGAGAACTCCCCGGTTATACTCACAACCAACTTCTCACTCACCTACTACACGGTTGAGGGGGATCTCAAGTCAGGTGATGTTACAGCATACCTCCTCGTCCTTGATACAGAGGGCAGGGCCGTGGACGTTTCACTGGCAGGTGGACAGCTCAATGGTCCGGCAGTGGCTGACCTCATAAAGGAGACAGGTATAGAGGAGCGGGTCAGGGACAAGGTCATGATAATCCCTGGACTTGCAGCTCCTGCAAGCGGTGAGATAGAGGATGA is a window from the Methanothermobacter thermautotrophicus str. Delta H genome containing:
- the acsC gene encoding acetyl-CoA decarbonylase/synthase complex subunit gamma produces the protein MQVTAMDVYRLLPKTNCGKCNEASCMAFATKLIEKEVTLDDCPQLSGDERQKLENLLAPAVKEITFGPEENQVVVGGDEVLYRYELTYYNPTALVVDLPDDLPSEELLNRAQRIMELEFERTGEKLTLDAIALRNRSGSPEKFAEAAEAISKLNFPVVLCTFDVEAMKAALEVLGDQKPLLYAAREDNLGEMAELSVSYGCPLVLFSPGDLEEMKNLSRRLRSLGVTEIVLDPGTFTGEGIGDTIDNFVMIRRLAVEDGDDDFRFPIMGIPALSRLTVSDKIEANIREATVAATLMNRYADILILAGTEIWEIMPVLTLRQGLYTDPRKPQAVDPGVYEFGDVDENSPVILTTNFSLTYYTVEGDLKSGDVTAYLLVLDTEGRAVDVSLAGGQLNGPAVADLIKETGIEERVRDKVMIIPGLAAPASGEIEDDTGWRVLVGPRDSSGIPDYLDKLASE
- a CDS encoding AAA family ATPase, whose protein sequence is MIIAVSGKGGTGKTMFSASLIRVLASTGADVLAIDADPDSNLPEALGVPVSGTVGDVREQLKRDTAAGRIPPSANKWDMLDYRIMASITETRDFDLLVMGRPEGSGCYCAVNTMLRRIIENIAENYDYIVIDTEAGLEHLSRRTTQNVDIMIVVTDPSKRGILTARRIVELSQELEIKFKKVFLVLNRVREGDLDRLELDDGLEVIGVIPEDPLVSSYDMEGRPLYELPEDSESFRAIKKVAEKILSL
- the cdhB gene encoding CO dehydrogenase/acetyl-CoA synthase complex subunit epsilon, with the translated sequence MIVLNDRIIPWQPTVIAGPKQAMLVTPETATMMIKKARRPLMVVGPLAKRQEVLEHTVKIIRHFDLPVVATADTYRALSEAGIESEPHGIVEITNLLKDPSWEGIRGEGQHDLVIFIGCIYYIASQGLSSLKHFAPHIKTLTICKTFHSNADASFPNMDDDEWFRYLEKMYAE
- the cdhA gene encoding CO dehydrogenase/acetyl-CoA synthase complex subunit alpha translates to MIDVAPESKKAKDLKGDFWDAKNIQISIGEIITEEKPPEEEVKGPKPRPHVTDLRSWDMKLLERYEPFYAPFCDMCCLCTYGKCELLGKKGACGIDAATQQARTVLLACLIGTAAHAGHARHLVDHLIERLGEDYKIDLGSNVDIEAPITRTVMGKRPATLGDLREVMDYAEEQMSHLLSACHTGQEGDSKDFESKAFHAGLMDDLTREVADLAQIVALDLPKGDEDAPLVELGFGTIDTEKPVVLCIGHNVLPGADIVDYLDENEMEDQVEVCGICCAAIDVTRYNEAAKVVGPLSKQLRFIRSGVADVIVVDEQCVRTDVLEEALKNRSAVIATTDKMCLGLPDMTDEDPDKIVNDLINGNIEGALILDPEKVGEVAVKTAMKLAPIRKSLKKLPDIDEIIELASECTDCGWCQRVCPNSLPVMDAVKKAADGDLSKLEEMAIEELCYTCGRCEQECERNIPIVSMVTKAGERRVKDEKYRIRAGRGPAQDVEIRRVGAPIVLGDIPGVVAFVGCSNYPEGGKDVALMAKEFLERNYIVVTTGCGAMSIGEYRDEDGQTLYEKYGGQFDAKGLVNMGSCVSNAHVSGAAIKIANIFAQKPLEGNFEEIADYILNRVGACGVAWGAYSQKAAAIATGVNRWGIPVVLGPHGSKYRRLFLGRADDEEKWKLKDLRTGEVIDGEPAPEHLLYAAENREEATVMIAKLCIRPTDTPKGRQMKLSNYIDLHRKYLGTIPDDIDRFIRTEKDIPIVYKRDVMKILEEKNWKPRELPKEPSLLER
- the cdhD gene encoding CO dehydrogenase/acetyl-CoA synthase subunit delta, whose product is MDKLTELLKLLQNTESIEINEFRMDVEELELYLMPAVQQAIQKTVEVREAVEALPAEEFNPPIRSYPGEVAQVKLGEGTRKSVYLGGQKALYRFEEPQPNPPVVTFDVFDIPMPGLPRPIREHFSDVMEDPGDWARKAVKEYGANMVTIHLIGTGPKVMDKSPREAAKDIEEVLQAVDVPLVIGGSGDPEKDPLVLEKAAEAAEGERCLLASANLDLDYRKVARAALDHNHAVLSWAITDVNMQKTLNRYLLKEGLKREDIVMDPTTCALGYGIEFSIDVITRTRLAALKGDSDLQMPMSSGTTNAWGSREAWMKKDEWGPTDYRGPLWEIVTGLTMMLSGVDIFMMLHPTSVRLLREIGETFTREYMTAETPDLREWITELDYQEV
- the cdhC gene encoding CO dehydrogenase/CO-methylating acetyl-CoA synthase complex subunit beta — translated: MFEDIPVDVSPMHEGERIRSANMFVELAGPKSIGAELVQVKDEVEDGKVEVKGPEIDEMEQGQVYPFAINVEVAGSELEEELESVIERRLHELCNYVKGFMHLNQRDQIWCRVSTEAKDAGFRLEHLGKALSVLFREEFPIIESIAVTLMTDEAAVQEFLETAREKYETRDSRARELSDEDVDVFYGCLMCQSFAPTHVCIVTPDRTALCGAINWFDCRAAYKMDPDGPIFEIEKGEVLDPERGEYANVNAAVEENSQGTTDRVYLHSVFGYPHTSCGCFEAVAFYIPELDGIGIVNRDFRGETPLGIPFSAMAGQCSGGKQVEGFSGLSLEYMRSPKFLQADGGYHRVIWMPRELKESVLEFIPEDVRDKIATEEDATSIKDLRRFLRDNEHPVLERAAVEETEPEEEEVEEAYPEETPIPEGVPVMAAPEMTLPAAGGFRIVLKNAKIYAEKVIIKRK